The following proteins are co-located in the Vibrio azureus genome:
- a CDS encoding PilW family protein gives MPIANTTAKALKGASLIEFMIAALLGGLALSAISALYISANKSALMRAKDLMLLQNTASVMQAFKNDLQRGGFNGELGHSVTLSGANHSIYTLIDEQRILVAYAYYDEMSGNEPIYRNVVYERRAEQPESLFICQKDMNRVWHIEEVTQLSGSRSCFQAFDSSQIELDKFTVSTQLLRGEQASSLLVNITLSTHLAGFEDKHTSQSFTIKQRNWQ, from the coding sequence ATGCCTATAGCTAATACAACAGCAAAGGCGCTCAAAGGAGCAAGTTTGATTGAGTTTATGATCGCGGCACTATTAGGTGGGCTAGCTTTGTCGGCGATCAGTGCGTTGTACATCAGTGCGAACAAAAGTGCATTGATGCGCGCAAAGGACCTGATGCTGTTGCAGAATACGGCCAGTGTGATGCAAGCGTTCAAAAATGATCTGCAGCGTGGAGGGTTTAATGGTGAGTTAGGGCACTCTGTTACGTTATCGGGAGCAAACCACAGCATTTACACCTTGATCGATGAACAGCGCATCTTGGTGGCTTATGCTTATTATGATGAGATGAGCGGCAATGAGCCCATATATCGAAATGTTGTCTATGAACGCAGAGCTGAGCAACCTGAATCATTGTTTATTTGCCAAAAAGACATGAACCGAGTCTGGCATATCGAGGAGGTGACGCAGCTAAGTGGTTCACGAAGCTGCTTTCAGGCATTTGACTCTAGCCAAATTGAGCTCGATAAATTTACCGTGTCTACTCAGCTTCTACGCGGTGAACAAGCAAGCAGTCTTTTGGTTAACATTACTCTATCCACTCATTTGGCGGGCTTTGAAGACAAGCACACCTCACAATCTTTCACTATCAAGCAAAGGAACTGGCAATAA
- a CDS encoding type IV pilus modification PilV family protein — protein MIRSSRGFSLIEVLVSLLLVSIGGLGLLKLQVFIERQSDYALHSIEALRLAENQLEWFRTRGASDALSTVSSAQFSTITSGSYTAGNYTLSWQATAEEGSSSLKSVVMTATWQNRLEQTQSVELHTMLSRFNEFEN, from the coding sequence ATGATTAGATCTTCACGAGGATTCAGTTTGATTGAAGTACTGGTCAGCTTGCTTTTGGTCAGTATTGGCGGATTAGGATTACTCAAACTGCAAGTATTTATTGAGCGTCAGTCGGATTACGCCTTGCATAGTATCGAAGCGTTGCGACTGGCAGAAAATCAACTAGAGTGGTTTCGCACTCGCGGTGCTTCAGATGCATTATCAACGGTATCGAGTGCTCAATTTTCAACGATTACATCGGGCTCTTACACGGCAGGCAATTATACTCTGAGTTGGCAAGCAACAGCAGAGGAAGGATCGAGTTCACTTAAATCGGTGGTTATGACCGCGACTTGGCAAAACCGTTTAGAGCAGACACAATCGGTCGAGTTGCATACTATGCTGTCACGCTTCAATGAATTTGAGAATTAG
- the tadA gene encoding tRNA adenosine(34) deaminase TadA: protein MSDHQFTSQDEQFMRRAMALAEQAEAEGEVPVGAVLVKDGNIIAEGWNRSICAHDATAHAEIQTLRKAGETLENYRLLETTLYVTLEPCPMCAGALLHSRVKRVVYGAPDLKAGAAGTVLNLFESQAAYHYATVESGLLEAECRAQLQAFFKRRRKEIKAKKQAEKALVEHQALQSKQASERVKNAQAKQATQRKK, encoded by the coding sequence TTGTCAGACCATCAATTCACTTCTCAAGACGAACAATTTATGCGCCGTGCCATGGCTCTTGCTGAGCAAGCCGAGGCGGAAGGTGAAGTGCCTGTTGGGGCTGTACTGGTCAAAGATGGCAACATTATCGCCGAAGGGTGGAACCGCTCTATTTGTGCCCATGATGCAACGGCTCATGCTGAAATCCAGACCTTGCGCAAAGCCGGCGAGACACTGGAAAATTACCGATTATTAGAGACCACTTTATACGTTACCTTAGAGCCATGCCCAATGTGTGCAGGGGCGTTATTGCACAGTCGAGTGAAGCGCGTTGTCTATGGCGCTCCTGATCTCAAAGCTGGCGCTGCGGGTACGGTACTGAACTTATTTGAAAGTCAGGCCGCGTATCACTATGCCACAGTGGAGAGCGGTTTGTTAGAAGCGGAATGCCGGGCTCAGCTACAAGCGTTTTTTAAACGTCGACGCAAAGAGATTAAAGCTAAGAAGCAGGCAGAAAAAGCCTTGGTTGAGCACCAAGCCTTGCAGAGTAAGCAGGCTTCTGAACGTGTGAAAAATGCGCAAGCGAAACAGGCAACTCAGCGCAAAAAATAA
- a CDS encoding DUF3332 family protein, with protein sequence MNKVMAKVGVLTAATVALSGCVGSNAVTGYVMQVNLKAVDNRYARGGLNMLMAPIYGVAIAADYIVFNSLEFWTGKNPINGKPHIFDTKMDTYLDINHKLDKSLTTAPVGPITNNRIIEKGQMHQIDESTVMMDITYNNGDKATLMGVREGEFVTYYIDGEVVAQTSIDELMAYSQNRV encoded by the coding sequence ATGAATAAGGTAATGGCTAAAGTTGGCGTGTTGACTGCTGCAACGGTTGCACTGTCTGGCTGCGTTGGTAGTAATGCTGTCACAGGTTATGTGATGCAAGTGAACCTAAAAGCGGTAGATAATCGTTACGCTCGTGGTGGACTTAACATGCTGATGGCACCTATCTATGGTGTCGCTATTGCAGCTGATTACATCGTGTTTAACTCTCTTGAGTTCTGGACGGGGAAAAACCCAATCAATGGTAAACCTCATATCTTTGATACCAAGATGGATACTTACCTTGATATTAACCACAAGTTGGATAAATCTCTGACCACGGCTCCAGTTGGCCCTATTACAAATAACCGTATTATTGAAAAAGGCCAGATGCATCAGATTGATGAAAGCACGGTGATGATGGACATTACTTACAACAATGGCGATAAAGCGACATTGATGGGTGTGCGTGAAGGTGAATTTGTGACTTATTACATTGATGGTGAAGTGGTTGCACAAACATCGATAGATGAGTTAATGGCTTATAGCCAAAACCGAGTATAA
- a CDS encoding DUF3622 domain-containing protein, with amino-acid sequence MSKNPKFAIRVTEKRNGWSAEITRQVTSRKTVVSKRETGFESEEKAQAWAEKELAGFIENQVVRNERKAVQRQEREAEQLAAKLRKQVERKAREAEADDE; translated from the coding sequence ATGTCTAAAAATCCAAAATTTGCTATTCGAGTCACTGAAAAACGTAATGGTTGGAGCGCTGAGATCACTCGCCAAGTGACGTCACGTAAAACGGTCGTTTCAAAGCGTGAAACGGGTTTTGAGAGTGAAGAGAAAGCACAAGCTTGGGCTGAAAAAGAACTGGCGGGTTTCATTGAAAACCAAGTTGTTCGTAACGAACGTAAAGCAGTTCAACGTCAAGAGCGTGAAGCAGAGCAACTAGCGGCGAAATTACGTAAACAAGTGGAACGTAAAGCTCGCGAAGCAGAAGCGGATGACGAGTAA
- a CDS encoding succinylglutamate desuccinylase/aspartoacylase family protein produces the protein MARSKKSKVFELLGHQIQPGQRLETEFEAAQLYTHSPLSIPVEVIHGEQAGPVLMINAAIHGDELNGVEVVRQMINLLDPKKLKGTVIAVPIVNVFGFIHKSRYLPDRRDLNRCFPGSEKGALASRMAHGFFNNIAKRCDYILDLHTGAIHRTNLPQIRANLSNPETLRIAKAFATPVIVDSALRDGSLRSEAEKCDIPVLTYEAGEALRFDPLSISAGVLGVQRVMQAIGMLRASRKKLPTPIIAKSTSWVRAPGNGILRTVVNLGDKVEEGETLAYISSPLGHDEVELLAPKGGIVIGQQTLPLVNEGDAIFHLAYFKQDDEMVEQTVESYIEELTELDIEQVTTGQIPLEVTP, from the coding sequence ATGGCCAGAAGTAAAAAAAGCAAAGTGTTTGAGTTACTCGGACATCAAATCCAACCAGGACAGCGTTTAGAAACCGAGTTTGAAGCAGCACAACTTTACACCCATTCACCACTTTCTATTCCTGTAGAAGTGATTCATGGAGAGCAAGCAGGTCCGGTATTAATGATCAATGCAGCCATCCATGGTGATGAGCTCAATGGTGTTGAAGTCGTACGCCAAATGATCAACCTTTTAGACCCTAAAAAACTCAAAGGGACAGTGATTGCTGTACCTATCGTTAACGTTTTTGGTTTTATTCATAAGTCTCGCTACCTACCCGATCGTCGCGATCTTAACCGCTGTTTTCCTGGTAGTGAGAAAGGTGCTTTAGCTTCTCGCATGGCGCATGGCTTCTTCAATAATATAGCTAAACGCTGTGACTACATTCTAGATTTACATACTGGCGCAATTCACCGTACCAACTTGCCACAGATTCGCGCTAACTTAAGCAATCCAGAAACGTTACGTATTGCCAAAGCCTTTGCGACCCCTGTGATTGTCGATTCCGCCCTGCGGGATGGCTCGCTGCGCAGTGAGGCAGAAAAATGTGATATCCCTGTCCTTACCTACGAAGCGGGTGAAGCTTTGCGTTTTGATCCACTCTCAATTAGCGCAGGGGTATTAGGCGTTCAACGTGTGATGCAAGCGATTGGCATGCTTCGCGCCAGCCGTAAAAAACTACCAACACCGATCATCGCAAAATCGACCAGTTGGGTTCGTGCACCCGGTAACGGCATTTTACGAACTGTGGTAAACCTGGGTGATAAAGTTGAAGAAGGCGAAACTCTCGCTTACATCAGCTCTCCACTCGGTCATGATGAAGTTGAGCTGCTTGCCCCCAAAGGTGGTATTGTGATTGGCCAACAAACGTTACCACTCGTCAATGAAGGGGATGCTATTTTTCACCTTGCTTACTTCAAACAAGATGATGAAATGGTCGAACAAACGGTAGAAAGTTACATCGAAGAGCTGACTGAGCTGGATATTGAGCAGGTCACAACGGGCCAAATCCCTCTCGAAGTCACTCCGTAA
- a CDS encoding AbgT family transporter gives MSSQTIKTPPPRKSGGIDRFLNFIERVGNKIPDPAILFFWALIITWGASALLSNVSFDLPNPRTGEALTVTNLLTGEALASFLANMVTTFTSFAPLGIVLVAMLGVGVADSSGFITTGLKKMLNFTPAKLLTPMLILVAIVSHTAADAGYVLVIPLGGIIFHAAGRHPLAGIAAAFAGVSGGFSANFIPSGIDPLLAGFTQTAAQVLDPDYIVNPLANIFFTGLSSVIIVAIGWYVTEKIIEPRLAHTPVDEDAEKAPDLGSFTELESKAFRYAGWAMLAGIALLIAAVWPENSALRSPNGEITAFSAPIMKSIVPLIFILFIIPGYVYGRVAGTFKTSNDIIKAMSDTMATMGAYIVMSFFCAQFLSAFAQSNIGTMLALYGAEGLKAMNLPGEATIIGMILLTASVNLLIGSASAKWALIGPILVPMLMAVGISPELSQAAYRVGDSVSNIISPLMVFFPLVVVYCQRYVKSTGIGTLASLMMPFSIAMLIGWSVFLVVYWMLGIPLGIQAPYTYTM, from the coding sequence ATGAGTAGCCAAACTATCAAGACACCGCCGCCGCGTAAATCAGGTGGCATCGACCGTTTTCTTAACTTTATTGAGCGAGTCGGTAATAAAATTCCTGATCCTGCTATTTTATTCTTTTGGGCGTTGATCATCACTTGGGGTGCATCTGCGCTGTTATCTAATGTTTCTTTTGATTTACCTAACCCACGAACAGGGGAAGCGTTAACCGTTACCAACCTTCTCACTGGTGAAGCATTAGCCAGCTTTTTAGCCAATATGGTGACAACCTTTACAAGTTTTGCACCATTAGGGATTGTGTTAGTCGCTATGCTAGGTGTGGGGGTGGCTGACTCTTCAGGCTTTATTACTACTGGCCTTAAGAAGATGCTGAATTTTACTCCAGCAAAACTGTTAACCCCAATGCTGATCCTTGTGGCGATTGTTTCTCATACTGCAGCGGATGCGGGTTATGTGTTGGTGATACCATTGGGCGGTATTATTTTCCATGCCGCAGGTCGTCATCCTTTAGCAGGTATTGCTGCTGCTTTTGCAGGGGTATCTGGCGGCTTCTCAGCTAACTTTATTCCATCTGGAATTGATCCTTTATTAGCTGGCTTTACCCAAACCGCTGCTCAAGTACTCGATCCTGACTACATCGTTAACCCTCTGGCGAACATTTTCTTTACCGGTTTATCGTCAGTAATTATTGTGGCGATTGGTTGGTATGTGACAGAGAAAATCATTGAACCTCGTTTGGCGCATACTCCAGTGGATGAAGATGCAGAAAAAGCGCCGGATCTGGGGTCTTTCACAGAACTTGAATCTAAAGCCTTCCGCTATGCGGGTTGGGCGATGTTGGCTGGTATTGCGCTATTGATCGCTGCGGTATGGCCAGAGAACTCAGCTTTGCGCTCTCCAAATGGTGAGATCACGGCGTTTTCTGCTCCGATCATGAAATCAATTGTGCCATTGATATTTATCCTGTTCATTATTCCCGGCTATGTTTACGGCCGAGTGGCAGGGACGTTTAAAACCAGTAACGATATTATCAAAGCAATGTCTGACACCATGGCTACCATGGGGGCTTACATCGTGATGTCGTTCTTCTGTGCTCAGTTCTTGTCTGCTTTCGCTCAATCTAACATTGGTACCATGCTTGCCTTGTATGGAGCGGAAGGATTAAAAGCGATGAACTTACCAGGTGAAGCAACCATTATTGGTATGATTCTATTGACGGCTTCGGTTAACCTTTTGATTGGTTCTGCTTCTGCGAAGTGGGCGTTAATTGGTCCAATTCTTGTGCCTATGCTGATGGCAGTGGGGATTTCTCCAGAGCTATCACAAGCGGCTTACCGTGTGGGTGATTCGGTTTCGAATATTATTTCACCATTGATGGTGTTCTTCCCGCTGGTGGTGGTGTACTGCCAACGTTATGTGAAATCAACGGGCATTGGTACTTTGGCTTCTCTCATGATGCCGTTCTCCATCGCGATGTTGATTGGTTGGTCTGTGTTCCTTGTGGTGTACTGGATGTTAGGTATTCCATTGGGTATTCAAGCGCCTTATACCTATACGATGTAG
- the mltF gene encoding membrane-bound lytic murein transglycosylase MltF → MQKSPLHRFKRSALLFLSVLLLSACQIESEPKSELERIQARGVLRVGTLNNQLSYYIGPDGLAGLDYELARQFAKQLGVKLEIKPAFRQADLFPALNKGEIDIIATGLNQTSQAVKRFRPAPAYYYVSQQVVYKKGQRRPRDIKQLIDNLNAHNKKVDEGKAPAEQAVFQIVEQSQFVPTLSGLQKDFPELKYEIVSDADNRDLLKDVANGDLRFTVADSVELSLAQRLYPDLALAFELTEDQPVSWFTRRSEDESLYAMLIEFFGGIQQSGELATLEEKYIGHIESFDYVDTRAFIRALDNKLPKWSPLFQKYSEEFDWRLIAALAYQESHWDPKAKSPTGVRGMMMLTLPTAKSVGVTDRLDPEQAIRGGVEYLRRIVARVPDSINQHEKIWFALASYNIGYGHMMDARRLTKSQGGDPNAWADVKERLPLLRQKRYYSQTRYGYARGDEARNYVENIRRYYQSISGRVSQRTDIEEESTELQVIPPLEAEENLATDNQTLLEDGSEIKVELETNTAISASESAKKQLDDAEHKDPKSPIAPPASSDSK, encoded by the coding sequence ATGCAAAAAAGCCCATTACACCGATTCAAGCGAAGTGCCCTACTGTTTCTAAGCGTATTGCTTCTCTCCGCTTGTCAGATCGAATCTGAACCCAAAAGTGAGTTGGAACGAATTCAAGCTCGCGGCGTTCTGCGTGTGGGGACGTTAAACAACCAGTTGTCATATTATATTGGCCCAGATGGTCTTGCCGGTTTGGACTATGAACTTGCACGTCAATTTGCTAAACAGCTCGGGGTTAAGCTAGAGATCAAACCCGCTTTTCGTCAGGCCGATCTTTTCCCTGCATTGAACAAAGGCGAAATTGATATTATTGCAACAGGTCTTAATCAAACATCTCAGGCAGTAAAACGCTTCCGTCCTGCTCCTGCCTATTATTACGTCAGCCAACAAGTGGTATATAAAAAAGGCCAACGTCGCCCAAGGGACATCAAACAGCTGATCGACAACCTAAATGCGCATAATAAAAAAGTCGACGAAGGTAAAGCCCCCGCCGAGCAAGCCGTGTTTCAAATTGTTGAACAATCTCAATTTGTGCCCACTTTAAGCGGATTACAAAAAGATTTTCCTGAGCTGAAATATGAGATTGTCAGTGATGCAGATAATCGTGATTTACTCAAAGATGTAGCGAACGGCGATCTGCGTTTCACCGTTGCAGATTCCGTAGAATTGTCGCTTGCTCAGCGTCTCTACCCCGATTTAGCTCTAGCTTTTGAACTCACAGAAGACCAACCCGTTTCTTGGTTTACCCGCCGCTCCGAGGATGAAAGCTTGTACGCTATGCTGATCGAATTTTTCGGTGGCATTCAGCAATCGGGAGAACTTGCGACACTGGAAGAAAAATACATTGGCCACATTGAAAGCTTTGATTATGTCGATACACGTGCTTTCATTCGCGCGCTAGATAACAAGTTACCTAAGTGGTCCCCACTGTTCCAAAAATACAGTGAAGAATTCGATTGGCGTTTAATTGCGGCTCTGGCTTACCAAGAGTCTCATTGGGATCCAAAAGCAAAATCACCGACAGGTGTGCGCGGTATGATGATGCTAACCCTACCCACAGCCAAAAGCGTTGGGGTGACCGATCGATTGGATCCAGAACAAGCGATTCGTGGTGGCGTTGAGTACCTGCGCCGCATCGTGGCTCGTGTCCCTGACTCGATTAATCAACATGAAAAAATTTGGTTTGCTCTGGCTTCGTACAATATTGGCTATGGGCACATGATGGATGCCAGACGCTTGACGAAGTCTCAAGGAGGCGATCCTAATGCTTGGGCTGACGTCAAAGAACGCTTGCCACTCCTTCGTCAGAAACGCTATTACAGCCAAACACGTTATGGCTATGCGCGTGGGGATGAAGCGCGTAACTACGTTGAAAATATCCGCCGTTATTACCAGTCGATCTCCGGACGAGTCAGCCAACGCACTGACATTGAAGAAGAGAGCACGGAGCTTCAAGTGATTCCGCCATTGGAGGCAGAAGAAAATCTAGCCACTGACAACCAAACTCTGTTGGAAGATGGGTCAGAAATCAAGGTTGAGTTAGAAACGAACACAGCAATCAGTGCAAGCGAGTCAGCCAAAAAACAATTAGACGACGCTGAACACAAAGACCCCAAATCACCCATTGCTCCTCCAGCGAGCAGTGATAGCAAATAG
- the purL gene encoding phosphoribosylformylglycinamidine synthase: MRILRGSPALSEFRVNKLLELCREQDLPVTDIYAEFMHFADLKSDLDAQQLEKLEKLLTYGPTIEEHEPQGTLLLVTPRPGTISPWSSKSTDIAINCGLDKIKRLERGTAFYITTSTPLSNAQLETLKTLVHDRMMEVVFTDLESAAALFTVAEPAPVAHVDILAGGRLALEEANVSLGLALAEDEIDYLVESFTKLGRNPNDIELMMFAQANSEHCRHKIFNADWTIDGVDQPKSLFKMIKNTFETTPDHVLSAYKDNAAVMTGSKVGRFFPDPKTRQYHYHHEDAHILMKVETHNHPTAISPWPGASTGSGGEIRDEGATGIGGKPKAGLVGFTTSNLRIPGFEQPWESDFGKPGRIVNALDIMLEGPLGGAAFNNEFGRPNLLGYFRTYEEKVTSHAGEEVRGYHKPIMIAGGMGNIRDEHVQKKEIPVGASLIVLGGPAMNIGLGGGAASSMASGQSAEDLDFASVQRENPEMERRCQEVIDRCWQLGEENPIAFIHDVGAGGISNALPELVDDGERGGKFQLRDVPNDEPGMSPLEIWCNESQERYVLAVAPENMAAFEAICKRERAPYAVVGVATEERHLTLEDAHFDNTPIDMPMDILLGKPPKMHREATTLKVESPAIVRDGIELNQAVDRVLRLPAVAEKTFLITIGDRSVTGLVARDQMVGPWQVPVANCAVTAASYDTYHGEAMSMGERTPVALLDFGASARLAVGESLTNIAATDIGDIKHIKLSANWMSPAGHPGEDAGLYEAVKAVGEELCPALGLTIPVGKDSMSMKTKWEENGESKEVTSPLSLVITAFARVEDVRKTVTPQLRCDKGETSLVLIDLGNGKNRLGATALAQVYKQLGDKPADVDNAEQLKGFFEAMQSLVLNDKLVAYHDKGDGGLFVTLAEMAFAGHCGVQANIADLIASEHGNDALAALFNEELGAVVQVKNDDLDAVLSTLAANGLEACSHVIGRVEQSDRFVITSGEEVLLERSRTELRTIWAETTHKMQGLRDNPACADQEFEAKKDDTDPGLNVKLSFDVNEDIAAPYIAGSMVNTGAKPKMAILREQGVNSHVEMAAAFDRAGFEATDIHMSDILTGQAVLDEYHGLVACGGFSYGDVLGAGEGWAKSILFNAQAREQFQSFFNRDNTFSLGVCNGCQMLSNLKELIPGADLWPRFVRNESERFEARFSLVEVQKSDSVFFDGMAGSRMPIAVSHGEGRVEVRDTDHLAALEASGTVAVRYVDNHGNPTQQYPNNPNGSPNAITGLTTQDGRVTIMMPHPERVFRTVANSWAPEGWGENGAWMRMFQNARKNIG; this comes from the coding sequence ATGAGAATTTTGCGTGGCTCCCCAGCTCTGTCCGAGTTTCGTGTTAACAAACTATTGGAACTTTGTCGTGAACAAGACCTACCTGTAACCGACATTTATGCCGAGTTTATGCACTTTGCCGATCTGAAATCTGATCTTGATGCCCAGCAGTTAGAAAAACTGGAAAAGCTGCTGACTTACGGTCCTACTATCGAAGAGCATGAACCTCAAGGAACTCTTCTGCTTGTTACGCCTCGCCCTGGCACTATTTCCCCTTGGTCTTCTAAATCTACCGATATCGCAATTAACTGTGGCTTAGATAAGATTAAGCGCCTTGAACGTGGTACGGCTTTCTATATTACAACTTCTACCCCATTGTCTAACGCTCAACTTGAGACTCTAAAAACGCTCGTTCATGATCGTATGATGGAAGTGGTGTTTACCGACCTAGAATCGGCTGCGGCTTTATTTACTGTTGCTGAGCCTGCACCAGTGGCACACGTTGATATCTTAGCTGGTGGTCGTCTTGCGCTTGAAGAAGCAAACGTTTCCCTTGGTTTAGCGTTAGCTGAAGATGAAATTGATTACCTAGTGGAAAGCTTTACCAAACTGGGCCGTAACCCTAATGATATTGAATTGATGATGTTTGCACAGGCGAACTCTGAGCACTGTCGTCATAAAATTTTTAATGCCGATTGGACCATTGATGGGGTTGATCAACCTAAGTCTTTGTTCAAGATGATCAAGAATACGTTTGAAACCACACCAGATCATGTGTTGTCTGCTTATAAAGATAACGCGGCAGTGATGACGGGTTCAAAAGTTGGTCGTTTCTTCCCAGATCCAAAAACACGTCAGTATCACTACCATCACGAAGATGCTCATATCTTGATGAAGGTAGAAACGCACAACCACCCAACCGCGATTTCTCCGTGGCCAGGTGCTTCAACAGGCTCTGGTGGTGAGATTCGTGATGAAGGCGCAACAGGTATAGGCGGTAAACCTAAAGCAGGTCTGGTTGGCTTTACGACCTCTAACTTGCGTATTCCAGGTTTTGAACAGCCATGGGAATCCGACTTTGGTAAGCCAGGCCGTATCGTTAATGCTCTCGACATTATGCTAGAAGGTCCGCTTGGTGGGGCGGCTTTCAACAACGAATTTGGTCGCCCGAATCTTTTGGGTTACTTCCGTACTTACGAAGAAAAAGTGACGTCTCACGCAGGTGAAGAAGTGCGTGGTTACCATAAGCCAATTATGATCGCTGGTGGTATGGGTAACATCCGTGATGAGCACGTACAGAAAAAAGAGATCCCTGTTGGTGCAAGCTTAATTGTCCTTGGTGGCCCAGCGATGAACATCGGCCTTGGCGGTGGTGCTGCTTCTTCAATGGCATCGGGTCAGTCAGCGGAAGATCTCGACTTCGCTTCTGTACAACGTGAGAACCCAGAAATGGAGCGTCGCTGTCAGGAAGTCATCGACCGTTGTTGGCAATTGGGTGAAGAGAACCCGATTGCGTTTATTCACGATGTCGGTGCGGGTGGTATTTCGAATGCCCTACCTGAGCTTGTCGATGATGGTGAGCGTGGTGGTAAGTTCCAGTTGCGTGATGTACCGAATGATGAGCCGGGTATGAGCCCACTAGAAATTTGGTGTAATGAATCGCAAGAGCGTTACGTTTTGGCTGTTGCTCCAGAAAATATGGCGGCGTTTGAAGCGATCTGTAAACGTGAACGCGCACCGTATGCGGTCGTTGGTGTTGCCACTGAAGAACGTCATCTTACGCTAGAAGATGCACATTTTGACAACACTCCAATCGATATGCCAATGGATATCCTACTTGGCAAGCCACCAAAGATGCACCGCGAAGCGACAACGCTGAAAGTGGAGAGCCCAGCGATTGTTCGTGATGGTATCGAACTGAACCAAGCGGTTGATCGCGTTCTTCGCCTTCCAGCTGTAGCAGAAAAAACCTTCCTCATCACCATTGGTGACCGCTCTGTCACAGGTTTAGTGGCGCGTGATCAGATGGTTGGTCCATGGCAGGTGCCCGTCGCTAACTGTGCGGTTACTGCTGCGAGTTATGATACTTACCACGGCGAAGCGATGTCGATGGGTGAACGTACACCGGTTGCGCTGCTTGATTTTGGGGCTTCTGCACGTCTTGCTGTGGGCGAATCACTGACCAATATTGCTGCGACAGACATTGGTGACATTAAGCATATTAAATTGTCAGCAAACTGGATGTCTCCAGCGGGCCATCCTGGTGAAGATGCGGGCCTTTATGAAGCGGTTAAAGCGGTCGGTGAAGAGTTGTGTCCTGCACTTGGCTTAACGATTCCTGTTGGCAAAGATTCAATGTCAATGAAGACTAAATGGGAAGAAAACGGTGAGAGCAAAGAGGTGACGTCACCTTTGTCACTGGTGATCACCGCTTTTGCTCGCGTTGAAGATGTGCGCAAGACAGTGACCCCTCAATTGCGTTGCGATAAAGGTGAAACGTCTTTGGTGCTTATTGACCTTGGTAATGGCAAGAACCGCCTTGGTGCGACTGCGCTGGCTCAAGTTTACAAGCAATTAGGTGATAAACCAGCTGATGTGGATAACGCTGAGCAACTAAAAGGTTTCTTCGAGGCGATGCAATCTTTGGTACTCAATGACAAATTGGTGGCTTACCACGATAAAGGGGATGGTGGTCTGTTCGTCACACTAGCAGAAATGGCTTTCGCTGGTCATTGTGGTGTGCAAGCCAATATTGCAGATCTTATTGCTTCAGAACATGGCAACGATGCGCTTGCCGCTTTATTTAACGAAGAACTGGGTGCGGTTGTTCAAGTTAAAAACGATGACTTAGATGCGGTGTTATCTACACTGGCTGCAAATGGTCTTGAGGCATGCTCGCATGTCATTGGTCGCGTGGAACAATCAGACCGTTTTGTGATTACGTCTGGTGAGGAAGTGCTTCTGGAGCGTTCTCGTACTGAGCTACGTACTATTTGGGCAGAAACGACGCACAAGATGCAAGGTCTACGTGATAACCCAGCTTGTGCTGACCAAGAGTTTGAAGCGAAGAAAGACGATACCGATCCGGGTCTGAACGTGAAGCTAAGCTTCGATGTAAATGAAGACATCGCAGCGCCTTACATCGCTGGTTCTATGGTAAATACTGGCGCTAAGCCTAAGATGGCAATTCTGCGTGAGCAGGGTGTTAACTCTCACGTTGAGATGGCAGCAGCCTTTGACCGTGCTGGTTTTGAAGCAACTGATATTCACATGAGCGATATCCTTACTGGTCAAGCGGTTCTTGATGAGTACCACGGACTTGTTGCTTGTGGCGGTTTCTCTTACGGGGACGTATTGGGTGCCGGTGAAGGTTGGGCGAAGTCGATCCTCTTCAATGCACAAGCTCGTGAGCAGTTCCAAAGCTTCTTCAATCGTGACAATACCTTCTCTTTAGGGGTATGTAATGGTTGTCAGATGCTATCGAACCTAAAAGAACTGATTCCTGGCGCAGACTTATGGCCACGTTTTGTGCGTAATGAATCGGAGCGTTTTGAAGCGCGTTTCAGTCTTGTTGAAGTTCAGAAGTCGGATTCCGTCTTCTTCGACGGTATGGCGGGTTCTCGTATGCCAATCGCGGTGTCTCACGGTGAAGGCCGTGTCGAAGTTCGTGACACTGACCACTTAGCGGCGCTTGAAGCTTCTGGAACGGTTGCTGTTCGTTACGTTGATAACCACGGTAATCCAACTCAGCAGTACCCGAATAACCCGAACGGTTCGCCAAATGCGATTACAGGCCTGACAACTCAAGATGGTCGCGTGACGATCATGATGCCACACCCTGAGCGAGTATTCCGCACAGTGGCTAACTCATGGGCACCAGAAGGTTGGGGGGAAAATGGCGCTTGGATGCGTATGTTCCAAAACGCACGTAAGAACATCGGTTAA